A window of Flavobacteriales bacterium contains these coding sequences:
- the rny gene encoding ribonuclease Y, translated as MNSILILMTLTGVLVGGVLAYLVISYNSKKQSNSIISEAKKEAEQIKKDKILQAKEKFIELKSEHEKVINQRNQKIAHAESRVKEKESKLSQKLNHVSNKEKKLDEIRNSISRQLDVLKQKEEKSNKMLEKQVEALETISGLSAAEAKEELVQALKDEAKTKSLAYAQEIVEEAKLTASKDAKKIVIQTIQRVATEQAIENSVSVFNIDSDDVKGRIIGREGRNIRSLEAATGVEIIVDDTPDAILLSCFDPVRREVARLALHKLVTDGRIHPARIEEVVKKTRKQIEEEIIDIGKRTSIDLGIHGLHPEMIRMVGRMKYRSSYGQNLLQHSREVANMCATMASELGLNSKAAKRAGLLHDIGKVPDDEPELPHAILGMKLAQKYGEKEDICNAIGAHHDEIEMTSMISPIVQVCDAISGSRPGARREIVESYIKRIKELEDTALAYPGVLKSYAIQAGRELRVVVESEKVSDTDAEKLSFEISQKIETEMTYPGQVKVTVIRETRAVNFAK; from the coding sequence ATGAATTCAATTTTAATTTTGATGACGCTTACGGGAGTTTTAGTTGGTGGTGTATTAGCGTATTTAGTTATTAGCTACAACTCAAAAAAGCAATCAAATTCAATCATATCCGAAGCCAAAAAAGAAGCTGAACAGATAAAAAAAGATAAAATTCTTCAAGCTAAAGAAAAATTTATCGAACTAAAATCTGAACACGAGAAGGTTATCAATCAGCGAAATCAAAAGATAGCTCATGCTGAATCTAGAGTGAAAGAAAAGGAAAGTAAGCTTTCTCAAAAGCTAAATCATGTCAGCAATAAGGAGAAGAAATTAGATGAAATCAGAAATTCTATCTCTAGACAGTTAGATGTACTCAAGCAAAAAGAAGAAAAATCTAATAAAATGCTTGAAAAACAAGTTGAGGCACTAGAGACCATTTCTGGCTTATCAGCGGCTGAAGCAAAAGAAGAATTAGTACAAGCCTTAAAAGACGAAGCAAAAACAAAATCTTTAGCGTATGCTCAAGAAATTGTCGAAGAAGCTAAACTGACGGCAAGCAAAGACGCTAAAAAAATTGTAATCCAAACCATACAAAGAGTAGCGACAGAACAAGCTATCGAAAATTCAGTATCAGTATTCAATATTGATAGCGATGATGTCAAAGGTAGAATAATCGGTAGAGAGGGAAGAAATATTCGTTCTCTAGAGGCTGCTACTGGAGTAGAAATCATTGTTGATGACACTCCTGATGCTATATTGTTATCATGCTTCGACCCAGTTAGGAGAGAGGTCGCTCGATTGGCACTACATAAATTGGTTACAGATGGTAGAATACATCCTGCACGAATAGAGGAGGTTGTCAAAAAGACCAGAAAACAAATTGAAGAAGAAATTATTGACATTGGTAAACGAACATCTATAGATTTAGGAATTCACGGTTTACATCCTGAAATGATAAGAATGGTAGGGCGTATGAAATACCGTTCTTCTTATGGTCAAAACCTATTGCAACACTCTAGAGAGGTCGCTAATATGTGTGCTACTATGGCTTCTGAATTAGGCTTAAATTCTAAAGCTGCCAAACGAGCTGGTTTGTTACACGATATTGGTAAGGTTCCTGATGATGAACCAGAATTGCCACACGCTATTTTAGGAATGAAATTAGCTCAAAAATACGGTGAAAAAGAGGATATATGTAACGCCATTGGTGCTCACCATGACGAAATAGAGATGACGTCTATGATTTCGCCAATAGTACAAGTTTGTGATGCTATTTCAGGGTCAAGACCGGGTGCTAGACGTGAGATTGTAGAATCTTATATCAAGCGTATTAAAGAGTTAGAAGACACAGCACTTGCTTATCCTGGTGTTTTAAAATCTTATGCTATACAAGCTGGTCGTGAGTTGAGAGTCGTTGTTGAGAGTGAGAAAGTATCGGATACCGACGCAGAAAAGCTATCCTTTGAAATATCTCAAAAGATAGAAACAGAAATGACTTACCCTGGTCAAGTTAAAGTAACTGTTATCAGAGAAACAAGAGCGGTAAATTTTGCTAAATAA
- a CDS encoding transglutaminase family protein produces the protein MNEKELNALISLLEDPDKEVFDSVKSRLVELGIEVLPELENAWESNFDSLVQDRAEKIIHEIHFRDIVKSLKKWIQKKDKNLLEAWFIISKYQYPDIDEQFYRTKIYNLVYQINLEVEKSYSELEKISAFNRVFFTQNGFRGNVRNFQSTDNSFINTVIDKRKGNPLSLSMLYIIIAEQIGLTICGINMPKHFIIGFEDENEINGDPIKFYINPFSKGTILNRQDLEVFLKREKLKEESKYFTPCGNSAIIKRLLNNLLHSFTFQSKKEKAQEIITLIRLFKSS, from the coding sequence ATGAATGAAAAAGAATTAAATGCTTTAATTAGTCTTTTAGAAGATCCTGACAAGGAGGTATTTGATTCCGTCAAATCAAGACTTGTAGAGTTAGGTATCGAAGTGTTGCCCGAACTCGAAAATGCTTGGGAAAGCAACTTTGACAGCTTAGTTCAAGATAGAGCCGAAAAAATCATTCATGAAATACATTTTAGAGATATTGTTAAATCCTTAAAGAAATGGATTCAAAAAAAGGATAAAAATCTTCTTGAAGCCTGGTTTATAATTAGTAAGTACCAATATCCCGATATTGACGAACAATTTTACAGAACAAAAATTTATAATCTTGTTTATCAAATCAACTTAGAGGTTGAGAAAAGTTATTCTGAACTAGAAAAAATATCTGCTTTTAACAGGGTCTTTTTTACACAAAATGGATTCAGAGGAAATGTACGCAACTTTCAATCAACAGACAACTCTTTCATCAATACAGTCATTGATAAGCGTAAAGGCAATCCCCTATCGTTATCTATGCTTTACATTATTATTGCTGAACAAATAGGTCTGACTATCTGTGGTATAAATATGCCCAAGCATTTTATCATAGGTTTTGAAGATGAAAATGAGATAAATGGAGACCCTATAAAATTTTATATCAATCCATTTAGCAAAGGCACAATACTAAATCGTCAAGACTTAGAGGTTTTTTTGAAAAGAGAAAAACTCAAAGAAGAATCTAAGTACTTTACCCCTTGTGGCAATAGTGCAATTATCAAACGATTGTTGAATAACCTACTGCATTCGTTTACATTTCAGTCTAAGAAAGAAAAAGCTCAAGAGATAATTACCCTCATCAGACTTTTTAAATCATCTTAA
- a CDS encoding cell division protein ZapA has product MQQLKIKVTVANRVYPLTINRKDEEGVRKAVKTIEDRLKLYEAKFEARDTQDLLSMCLLEMAVKVLGDEQKVKVDSSLEDQLLAIESIIDSHL; this is encoded by the coding sequence ATGCAACAACTTAAAATTAAAGTAACAGTAGCCAACAGAGTATATCCTCTTACCATAAATAGGAAGGATGAGGAAGGTGTTCGAAAGGCAGTAAAAACTATCGAAGATAGGCTGAAGCTTTATGAAGCTAAATTTGAAGCTCGAGACACTCAAGATTTACTGAGTATGTGTTTGCTTGAAATGGCTGTAAAAGTACTTGGAGATGAGCAAAAGGTTAAAGTTGATAGTAGCCTTGAAGATCAGTTATTGGCAATAGAATCTATTATCGATAGTCACTTGTAA
- a CDS encoding arsenate reductase ArsC, with the protein MKKILILCTGNSCRSQMMEVVLKDMLSASQFEVYSAGVEAHGINPYMKRAMENKGYSLEGHTSNTMDEYAHLQFDYVFTVCDHAKDNCPYFQNATQRIHHSFNDPADAEGSDEEKMLVYEKVRDEIISYCTSAVHNL; encoded by the coding sequence ATGAAAAAAATATTGATTTTATGTACTGGTAATTCTTGTCGTTCTCAGATGATGGAAGTTGTCCTCAAAGATATGCTAAGTGCGTCACAATTTGAAGTTTACAGTGCTGGTGTAGAGGCTCATGGTATCAATCCTTACATGAAACGAGCAATGGAGAACAAAGGTTATTCTTTAGAGGGGCATACTTCCAATACTATGGATGAATATGCACATTTACAATTCGATTATGTCTTTACAGTTTGTGACCATGCAAAAGATAATTGTCCATACTTTCAAAATGCTACACAACGAATACACCATTCTTTCAATGACCCTGCAGATGCTGAAGGTAGTGACGAAGAAAAAATGCTAGTTTATGAAAAGGTTAGGGATGAAATAATTTCTTATTGCACGAGTGCTGTTCACAATCTTTGA
- a CDS encoding M23 family metallopeptidase has protein sequence MHKIYFVAVVVLFSLVSFGQEHPQDFHPPLDIPLVLSGTFGELRNNHFHAGIDIKTQGQSGLKVYAIADGYVSRIKVSPWGYGKAIYITHDNGYSSVYAHLMRYTGAIQDYVISNQYKNQSYDIELFPTKDELRVKKGEIIGLSGNTGSSAAPHLHFEIRNSQNQYPQNGLQFGFDITDNIPPVIKELKVYSKAKKTVIDGDNEDKIFLVKGSAKNCYIDKTIEVSGPYALGINTYDLLNKANNKNGVYSIEVLVDSQLIYSHTMKEFGFHETRYINSHLDYSEKVTNKRKLHKCFLEPNNKLSIYDYVANKGIINPKNGTQKVVIRVKDVYENVSELNFNVKKSEQVLSNNNIKDTVKFTSVFPFEEQNSFDNELLSIEIPKYSLYDTLFFTYKVFEDSSDIFHSPIHCIHNEESTVHSPYALSVKTTVPDSLASKSYICKLNKTGKPNYVGGNYKDGKISVKTRLFGNFTVAIDTINPIVKGLNIYPGKTMKSSTLKMTIKDEESGVKTYSATINDEWVLMEYEPKNNKLTHYFKKDLKAGKHVFKLVVYDSVNNATEYQAVFYR, from the coding sequence ATGCATAAAATTTATTTTGTTGCTGTAGTGGTGTTGTTTAGTTTAGTTAGTTTTGGACAAGAACATCCTCAAGACTTTCATCCTCCTCTAGATATTCCATTGGTGTTATCAGGTACATTTGGAGAATTGCGAAATAATCATTTTCATGCAGGTATCGACATTAAAACCCAAGGGCAATCTGGTTTAAAAGTTTATGCTATAGCTGACGGCTATGTTTCTAGAATAAAAGTTTCTCCTTGGGGCTATGGCAAAGCCATTTACATCACACACGATAATGGCTACAGTTCGGTTTATGCCCATTTGATGCGTTATACTGGTGCCATTCAAGATTATGTTATTAGCAACCAATACAAAAACCAAAGCTATGACATTGAATTATTTCCAACTAAAGATGAGTTAAGAGTAAAGAAAGGCGAGATCATTGGACTTTCTGGAAACACAGGCAGTTCAGCAGCTCCTCACCTCCATTTTGAAATTAGAAATAGTCAAAATCAATACCCACAAAATGGTTTACAATTTGGTTTTGATATTACTGACAATATTCCACCAGTCATAAAAGAGTTAAAAGTTTATTCTAAGGCAAAAAAGACCGTTATTGATGGTGATAATGAAGATAAGATTTTTCTAGTAAAAGGTTCCGCTAAGAATTGTTACATCGACAAAACTATCGAGGTCAGTGGACCATATGCTTTGGGTATAAATACTTACGACTTATTGAATAAAGCCAACAATAAAAACGGGGTGTATTCCATTGAAGTCTTGGTAGATAGTCAGTTAATTTATTCCCATACTATGAAGGAATTTGGTTTTCATGAAACACGTTATATCAACTCTCATTTGGATTATTCTGAAAAAGTCACAAACAAAAGAAAGTTACACAAGTGTTTTCTTGAGCCTAACAACAAATTATCCATATACGATTATGTTGCCAACAAAGGAATTATTAACCCTAAAAATGGTACGCAAAAAGTGGTGATTAGAGTAAAAGATGTTTATGAAAATGTGTCTGAATTGAACTTTAATGTCAAGAAATCCGAGCAGGTTTTATCCAATAACAATATTAAAGATACCGTTAAGTTCACATCTGTTTTTCCTTTTGAAGAACAAAATAGTTTCGACAATGAACTACTTTCCATAGAAATACCTAAATATTCCTTATACGACACCTTATTCTTCACATATAAAGTTTTTGAAGACTCAAGTGATATTTTTCATTCTCCTATACATTGTATTCACAATGAAGAATCTACTGTTCATAGTCCCTACGCTCTATCGGTAAAAACAACAGTGCCTGATAGTTTGGCGTCCAAATCATACATCTGTAAACTCAATAAAACAGGTAAACCGAACTATGTTGGCGGCAATTACAAAGACGGAAAAATTTCTGTAAAAACGCGTTTATTCGGTAATTTCACTGTAGCCATAGACACCATTAATCCAATTGTAAAAGGTCTAAATATATATCCAGGTAAAACGATGAAAAGTTCAACCTTAAAAATGACCATTAAAGACGAAGAAAGTGGTGTTAAAACCTATTCAGCCACAATCAATGACGAATGGGTATTAATGGAATATGAGCCTAAAAATAATAAGCTTACTCATTATTTTAAAAAAGATTTAAAAGCTGGAAAACATGTCTTTAAATTGGTTGTTTATGATTCGGTAAACAATGCTACAGAATACCAAGCTGTTTTCTACAGATAA
- a CDS encoding nucleoside phosphorylase — protein sequence MKSNAKDIKGVYHLNLLPKHISKDIFLVGDQSRVSEISKHFDKIEYQITNREFVTHTGYIGEKRISAISTGIGTDNIDIVLNELDALVNTDLESGQELKEKTSLNLVRLGTSGTIQKDININSIVVSSYGLGIDNLMHFYANNQFDYEIQNAVDQQLQWPTSLSKPYVYAANKDLLNKFEGFTQGITITAPGFYAPQGRQMRIPFAIKDLHQRMLNFNHNGIKITNFEMETSALYGLGKLMGHNCLTLCTILANRATNQRSTNYKSAIDNLIVQALDKLV from the coding sequence ATGAAATCGAATGCTAAAGATATAAAAGGAGTTTATCACCTCAATTTACTACCAAAACACATATCTAAGGATATATTCTTAGTTGGCGATCAAAGTAGAGTTAGTGAAATTTCAAAACACTTTGATAAAATAGAATATCAAATTACTAACCGTGAATTTGTTACTCATACTGGATATATTGGCGAAAAAAGAATAAGTGCTATATCTACTGGTATAGGCACAGACAACATAGATATTGTACTCAACGAATTAGATGCCTTAGTAAATACGGATTTGGAAAGTGGTCAAGAACTAAAAGAAAAGACTAGCCTTAATCTAGTTAGACTAGGAACATCTGGCACCATACAAAAAGACATAAACATAAACTCCATTGTCGTTTCATCTTATGGTTTAGGCATTGACAATTTGATGCATTTTTATGCTAATAACCAATTCGATTACGAAATTCAAAATGCTGTTGACCAACAATTACAGTGGCCTACTTCCCTATCCAAACCCTATGTTTATGCTGCAAACAAAGATTTGCTAAATAAATTTGAAGGTTTTACTCAAGGAATAACCATTACAGCACCTGGCTTCTACGCGCCCCAAGGTCGTCAGATGCGAATACCTTTCGCCATTAAAGATTTGCACCAAAGAATGCTTAATTTTAATCATAATGGTATAAAAATCACTAACTTTGAGATGGAGACTTCTGCTTTGTATGGCTTAGGAAAATTAATGGGGCATAATTGCCTTACACTTTGTACAATTTTAGCCAACAGAGCAACTAACCAACGTTCCACTAACTACAAAAGTGCTATTGATAATTTAATTGTTCAAGCACTAGATAAATTAGTTTAA